In one window of Gadus chalcogrammus isolate NIFS_2021 chromosome 12, NIFS_Gcha_1.0, whole genome shotgun sequence DNA:
- the LOC130393317 gene encoding ubiquitin-conjugating enzyme E2 R1-like, which translates to MAQHGHHVASSQKALMLEMKSLQDEPVEGFKITLVDESDMYNWEVAIFGPPNTHYEGGYFKARMKFPIDYPYAPPAFRFLTKMWHPNIYENGDVCISILHPPVDDPQSGELPSERWNPTQNVRTILLSVISLLNEPNTFSPANVDASVMYRKWRDSKGKDREYAEIIRKQVLATKAEAERDGVKVPTTLAEYCVRTRAPPADDGSNLFYDDYYDDEDLDEADDDADQDCCYDNDDDSGTEES; encoded by the exons ATGGCTCAGCATGGTCACCATGTAGCCAGTTCCCAAAAAGCACTAATGCTAGAAATGAAAAGTCTTCAAGATGAGCCAGTGGAAGGTTTCAAAATAACTTTAGTCGACGAGTCGGACATGTACAATTGGGAAGTGGCAATATTTGGACCCCCAAATACACACTACGAAGGTGGTTATTTTAAG GCCCGGATGAAGTTTCCTATCGACTACCCTTACGCCCCCCCTGCCTTCCGCTTTCTCACCAAGATGTGGCATCCAAACATCTATgag AATGGAGACGTTTGCATCTCCATCCTGCACCCTCCTGTGGACGACCCTCAGAGCGGAGAGCTGCCCTCGGAGAGATGGAACCCCACACAGAACGTCAG GACCATCCTGCTGAGCGTCATCTCCCTGCTGAATGAGCCCAACACCTTCTCCCCCGCCAACGTGGACGCCTCCGTCATGTACCGCAAGTGGCGGGACAGCAAGGGCAAGGACCGGGAGTACGCAGAGATCATCAg gaagCAGGTGCTGGCCACCAAGGCGGAGGCGGAGCGGGACGGTGTGAAGGTGCCCACCACGCTGGCCGAGTACTGCGTGCGGACGCGCGCCCCGCCCGCCGACGACGGCTCCAACCTCTTCTACGACGACTACTACGACGACGAGGACCTGGACGAGGCCGACGACGACGCCGACCAGGACTGTTGCTACGACAACGACGACGACTCGGGCACCGAGGAGTCCTGA